One region of Corvus hawaiiensis isolate bCorHaw1 chromosome 12, bCorHaw1.pri.cur, whole genome shotgun sequence genomic DNA includes:
- the C12H16orf87 gene encoding UPF0547 protein C16orf87 homolog — translation MSSSRAKKVKMATKSCPECDQQVPVACKSCPCGYIFISRKLLHAKRAERSPPITENKSEAKRRRTERVKREKINSAVNKDLENRKRSRSNSHSDHSRRGRGRPKSASAKKHEEEREKQEKEVDMYANLSDEKAFVFSVALAEINRKIINQRLIL, via the exons ATGTCCTCCAGTAGGGCCAAGAAAGTGAAGATGGCCACCAAGTCCTGCCCGGAGTGCGACCAGCAG gtTCCTGTTGCATGTAAATCATGTCCCTGTGGCTACATATTTATCAGTCGAAAACTCTTGCATGCTAAACGTGCTGAGAGATCACCACCCATCACAG AAAACAAGAGTGAGGCCAAAAGGAGGCGGACAGAGAGAGTTAAGCGAGAGAAGATAAATTCTGCAGTAAATAAAGATTTAGAAAACCGAAAAAGATCCAGGTCTAACAGCCATTCAGATCATAGCAGACGAGGAAGAGGAAGACCTAAGAGTGCCTCAGCGAAAAAGCACGAGGAGGAAAGAG agaaacaagaaaaagaagttgaCATGTATGCTAACCTTTCAGATGAAAAGGCCTTCGTATTTTCTGTGGCCTTGGcggaaataaacagaaaaattatcaaTCAAAGACTTATTCTGTAA